A genomic region of Salinibacterium sp. NK8237 contains the following coding sequences:
- a CDS encoding ABC transporter permease: MNRRAQLSALLALPMLWLIGIYIFSLVMLLVTAFWVTDPFTSKVKPGFTLRNFEQIIANPAYATTSLRTLGIALAVTVLSILISVPLGIFMAKVASPKLRAILAVAITLPLWAGYLVKILAMRITFTEEGFFNSMLGPLGISGPGFSIVTVVLTLTYLWLPYMAVPVYTAIRQLPPNLFDASSDLGAGAGFTIRTVVLPLIKPAIIAGSIFTFSLSLGDYIAAKFVGGSTQMIGSIIASNINLNPPIAAAFSLVPIAFVVIYLVSVQRTGALERM; the protein is encoded by the coding sequence ATGAATCGCCGCGCGCAACTCTCGGCACTGCTGGCGCTGCCCATGCTGTGGCTCATCGGCATCTACATTTTCTCGCTCGTCATGCTTCTTGTGACGGCGTTCTGGGTGACCGACCCGTTCACCTCCAAAGTGAAACCGGGCTTCACTCTCCGCAATTTTGAGCAGATCATCGCGAACCCCGCGTATGCCACCACCTCGCTGCGCACTCTCGGCATCGCCCTCGCGGTCACGGTGTTGAGCATCCTGATCTCGGTTCCGCTCGGCATCTTCATGGCGAAGGTCGCCTCACCCAAACTGCGCGCCATTCTGGCTGTCGCGATCACTCTCCCGCTCTGGGCCGGTTACCTCGTGAAGATTCTGGCCATGCGCATCACCTTCACCGAAGAAGGCTTCTTCAACTCAATGCTTGGACCGCTCGGCATCAGCGGCCCCGGCTTCAGCATCGTCACCGTCGTGCTGACGCTCACCTATCTGTGGCTGCCGTACATGGCCGTGCCGGTGTACACCGCGATCCGCCAGCTGCCACCGAACCTGTTCGACGCGTCGTCTGACCTAGGCGCTGGGGCCGGATTCACGATCCGCACCGTGGTTCTCCCTCTTATTAAGCCCGCCATCATCGCCGGCTCCATCTTTACGTTCTCGCTGAGCCTCGGCGACTACATCGCCGCCAAGTTCGTCGGTGGGTCAACGCAGATGATCGGCAGCATCATCGCCTCGAACATCAACCTGAACCCTCCGATCGCCGCCGCATTCTCGCTCGTGCCGATCGCCTTTGTTGTCATCTACCTCGTCAGCGTGCAGCGCACCGGCGCACTAGAACGGATGTGA
- a CDS encoding cache domain-containing protein — MSTAARAAAIVSQYFSAPIASLEATALLLGTELAASGNLGPLSSQQIDALVEPHALATVALPDVHIYGAGFIAAVGLLTDERNHLSWWQGDDPKRLLLAAQSVNKEHIDYSELEWFRVPMETGRGHVAGPYVDYLCSDEYTITIAAPVHIDGTFVGVAGLDLLIDSVERQLLPKLAELGDKVTLVNSVGRVVISTDPRHATGDAVRGGALAELERTACEGVALEIIAE, encoded by the coding sequence ATGAGCACAGCAGCTCGCGCGGCGGCCATCGTCTCCCAGTATTTCAGTGCCCCGATTGCCAGCCTCGAAGCCACCGCACTTCTGCTCGGCACCGAGCTCGCGGCATCGGGAAACCTCGGCCCGCTCTCGTCTCAGCAGATTGACGCGCTAGTGGAACCGCACGCTCTCGCGACGGTTGCGCTGCCCGATGTTCACATCTACGGTGCCGGGTTTATTGCAGCCGTTGGGCTGCTGACGGATGAGCGAAACCACCTTTCGTGGTGGCAGGGCGATGACCCCAAACGCCTGCTTTTGGCCGCACAATCGGTGAACAAAGAGCACATCGATTACAGCGAACTCGAGTGGTTCCGTGTGCCGATGGAGACGGGTCGCGGTCATGTTGCCGGGCCCTATGTCGACTACCTGTGCAGTGACGAATACACGATCACGATCGCCGCGCCCGTGCACATCGACGGCACGTTCGTCGGCGTAGCCGGCCTCGATTTGCTGATCGATTCGGTCGAACGGCAGCTGCTGCCCAAGCTCGCCGAACTCGGCGACAAAGTGACCCTCGTCAACAGCGTCGGCCGCGTCGTTATCTCGACGGATCCGCGTCACGCGACCGGCGACGCCGTGCGCGGTGGCGCGCTTGCCGAACTCGAGCGCACTGCCTGCGAGGGCGTCGCGCTGGAGATTATTGCGGAGTAG
- a CDS encoding FadR/GntR family transcriptional regulator, with product MHSTDSADAPRKSAVVADDTARSRDASRPGRLQGALFQSIGDAGRAELVERRLASAITGGHLRAGERLPSENDLARSFGVAPTTVRESLLALRSQGLVVTRRGRNGGSFVADSADPVAHARTALAATSRVALRDLGAHYAAITAACVRLAARRAVPSEVQQVRSRLARLDESDLEQWRSTLDDAQIELVALSQSARLTREQMRLQAEMSPMLRLIDVDERSRRAQPVLLASVVDAVEAGDDHEAVAATERMVDAVINALIDLQSPSR from the coding sequence ATGCACTCGACCGACTCGGCAGACGCGCCGCGAAAAAGTGCGGTGGTCGCCGACGACACCGCACGCTCTCGCGATGCCTCGAGGCCCGGCCGCTTGCAGGGTGCGCTCTTCCAGTCGATTGGTGATGCCGGTCGCGCCGAGCTCGTGGAACGCCGTCTCGCCAGTGCAATTACGGGCGGACACCTGCGGGCCGGGGAGCGTCTTCCCTCCGAAAACGACCTCGCTCGAAGCTTCGGCGTAGCGCCGACCACCGTGCGCGAATCCCTGCTGGCGCTCCGCAGCCAGGGCCTCGTGGTGACTCGTCGCGGTCGCAATGGCGGCAGTTTCGTGGCTGACTCGGCCGACCCCGTAGCCCACGCTCGCACCGCCTTGGCCGCAACATCCCGCGTCGCCCTTCGTGATTTGGGCGCCCACTATGCGGCCATTACCGCTGCGTGCGTTCGTTTGGCGGCGCGCCGAGCGGTGCCCTCCGAGGTGCAGCAAGTGCGCTCGCGCCTGGCCCGCCTCGACGAATCAGATCTCGAACAGTGGCGCAGCACCCTCGACGATGCGCAGATCGAACTCGTCGCGCTGAGCCAGTCGGCTCGACTCACTCGTGAACAGATGCGATTGCAGGCCGAAATGTCGCCCATGCTTCGCCTGATTGACGTGGATGAGAGATCCCGCCGAGCCCAACCAGTGCTGCTGGCCAGTGTCGTGGATGCGGTGGAAGCCGGCGATGACCACGAAGCTGTTGCGGCCACCGAACGCATGGTGGATGCCGTGATCAATGCGCTCATCGATCTGCAGTCTCCATCACGCTGA
- a CDS encoding alpha/beta fold hydrolase, with protein sequence MNASTSPLAGNKPTIVIVHGAWSDSAPFNAVDALLETEGFTVTHFANPLRALGADTDYLSAFLKSRTSGPVVLVGHSYGGAVIGGAALSHPEVKALVYLNAFVPEEGETILDLAGRAGPVDAAALFEKAPFPGDHNVDLYLTPGAFAGGFVNGLPEEIAAPLFAKQRPITYGALSEPARANQAWKTLPSWYVAGDEDHSIAIETQLWMAERAGSTLTRVSSGHLSMAAEPGTVAGVIIRAAA encoded by the coding sequence ATGAACGCTTCCACCTCACCCCTCGCCGGGAACAAACCCACTATCGTCATCGTGCACGGCGCCTGGAGCGATTCCGCTCCGTTCAACGCCGTCGACGCGCTGCTCGAGACCGAAGGATTCACGGTGACACATTTCGCGAACCCGCTGCGAGCCCTCGGCGCCGACACCGATTACCTCAGCGCGTTCTTGAAGTCCCGCACTAGCGGCCCGGTCGTACTGGTTGGCCACTCGTACGGCGGTGCCGTCATTGGCGGGGCCGCGCTGAGCCACCCCGAAGTGAAGGCCCTCGTCTACCTCAACGCCTTCGTTCCCGAAGAGGGCGAGACCATTCTCGATCTCGCCGGCCGCGCCGGTCCGGTGGATGCGGCTGCGTTGTTCGAAAAAGCGCCCTTCCCCGGTGACCACAACGTTGATCTCTACCTCACGCCAGGCGCATTCGCGGGTGGTTTCGTCAACGGCCTACCCGAGGAAATCGCCGCCCCGCTGTTTGCTAAGCAGCGCCCTATAACCTACGGCGCGCTCAGCGAACCCGCACGCGCTAATCAGGCTTGGAAGACCCTTCCGTCGTGGTACGTCGCTGGTGATGAGGACCACAGCATCGCCATCGAAACTCAACTCTGGATGGCCGAGCGCGCCGGTTCCACCCTTACCCGGGTATCGAGCGGACATCTCTCCATGGCCGCCGAACCCGGCACGGTGGCTGGCGTAATCATTCGAGCAGCCGCCTAG
- a CDS encoding NADPH-dependent FMN reductase — protein sequence MTKIAIITGASRPGSVNQSVAEWVLAQVSTRDDAEFEVVNIADFDLPMLDEPYPASYQNYQSDHTKAWSAKISEFDGFIFVAHEYNHTAGPVLLNALSFLNAEFKNKAAGFVSYGSMGGVRAVEHLRGVLSELQIAHVQRTVMFSLFTDFENFTIFAPTAQNAGTLAPMVDQLTAWSRGMASVRTEQLATAAA from the coding sequence ATGACCAAGATTGCGATCATCACGGGCGCCAGCCGCCCGGGCAGCGTCAACCAGTCCGTGGCCGAATGGGTTCTCGCCCAGGTTTCGACCCGCGACGACGCTGAGTTCGAAGTCGTCAACATCGCCGACTTCGATCTTCCGATGCTCGACGAGCCCTATCCCGCGTCGTACCAGAACTACCAGAGCGACCACACTAAGGCGTGGTCAGCCAAGATTAGCGAATTCGACGGCTTCATCTTCGTAGCCCACGAGTACAACCACACCGCAGGCCCCGTGCTTCTCAACGCGCTCTCGTTCCTCAACGCTGAGTTCAAGAACAAGGCCGCCGGCTTTGTCTCCTACGGCTCGATGGGCGGCGTTCGCGCGGTCGAGCACCTGCGCGGAGTGCTCTCCGAACTGCAAATCGCTCACGTGCAGCGCACCGTCATGTTCTCGCTGTTCACCGACTTCGAGAATTTCACCATCTTCGCTCCGACCGCTCAGAACGCCGGCACCCTCGCCCCAATGGTCGACCAGCTCACTGCCTGGTCGCGCGGGATGGCATCCGTACGCACCGAGCAGCTGGCCACCGCCGCCGCCTAA
- a CDS encoding ABC transporter permease: MLRLSLGAKFTLGTIVAIALAFMYIPLFLVVINSFSAARLSSWPIAEFSTIWWEKAFVSEPIRAALLNSVIVGLGATTIALILGTLVAFALQRYTFFGKQTVNLLVVLPIALPGIVTGVALNNTYNQVLEPIGIEVGYFGMIIAHGTFCIVMVFNNVLARLRRINPSIEEASRDLGATPLQTFRLVTFPQFRSAFVAGAILAFALSFDEVVVTIFTAPPGVDTLPLWIMNQMARPNEASLVNVVATVVILASFIPVWVSQRLARGADERE; this comes from the coding sequence ATGTTGAGACTCTCCCTCGGCGCCAAGTTCACCCTCGGCACTATCGTCGCGATTGCCCTCGCGTTCATGTACATCCCGCTGTTTCTCGTCGTGATCAACTCCTTCAGCGCCGCGCGCCTATCGAGCTGGCCGATCGCCGAGTTCTCCACCATCTGGTGGGAGAAGGCGTTCGTGAGCGAACCCATCCGGGCCGCCCTGCTCAACTCGGTAATCGTGGGCCTCGGCGCAACGACAATCGCCCTCATCCTCGGCACGCTCGTGGCCTTCGCCCTGCAGCGCTACACCTTCTTCGGCAAGCAGACCGTGAACCTGCTCGTCGTGCTACCAATCGCCCTACCCGGCATCGTGACCGGTGTCGCCCTCAACAACACCTATAACCAGGTGCTCGAACCGATCGGCATTGAGGTCGGATACTTCGGCATGATCATCGCCCACGGCACCTTCTGCATTGTCATGGTCTTCAACAACGTGCTCGCCCGCTTGCGCCGCATCAACCCCAGCATCGAAGAAGCCTCCCGCGACCTCGGAGCGACCCCGCTGCAGACGTTCCGGCTCGTGACGTTCCCGCAGTTCCGCAGCGCCTTCGTTGCCGGCGCGATTCTCGCTTTCGCGCTGAGCTTCGACGAAGTTGTGGTCACGATCTTCACGGCCCCGCCCGGAGTCGACACCCTGCCGCTCTGGATCATGAACCAGATGGCACGACCCAACGAGGCATCCCTCGTCAACGTCGTGGCAACCGTCGTGATTCTCGCGTCGTTCATTCCCGTGTGGGTCTCGCAACGCCTCGCCCGCGGAGCCGACGAGCGCGAGTAG
- a CDS encoding ABC transporter ATP-binding protein yields the protein MHASAQQAPSATDPTPAPGAVSLAGVSKTFGDFTAVEALDLDVKPGEFLSMLGPSGSGKTTVLRMIAGFENVTSGSIHLSGTDVTAVPPHARQVNTVFQDYALFPHFTIAENVGYGLRVAGVSRAKRATQVGVALEQVRLSAVADRLPHQLSGGQRQRIALARALILRPQVLLLDEPLGALDKQLREEMQIELKQIQREVGITFIFVTHDQEEALTLSDRVAVFNNGRVEQVGTAREVYEFPATEFVARFLGLSNLIPAELSADGVQSSVRPERVRLLTADTAASAGTVSLLGTVSETVYTGPTTRFLVDTESGVRVIAERANDHHPSAESAFARGDRVRVEWTTDHASRIG from the coding sequence GTGCATGCGTCCGCCCAGCAAGCCCCGTCCGCCACGGATCCCACTCCTGCGCCCGGCGCCGTCAGTCTCGCCGGTGTCTCCAAGACCTTCGGCGACTTCACCGCGGTCGAGGCCCTTGACCTCGACGTGAAGCCGGGCGAGTTTCTCTCGATGCTCGGCCCTTCCGGCTCGGGCAAGACCACTGTGCTGCGGATGATCGCTGGCTTCGAAAACGTCACGAGCGGCAGCATCCACCTCAGCGGAACTGACGTCACCGCCGTTCCCCCTCACGCGCGCCAGGTCAACACGGTATTTCAGGATTACGCGCTGTTCCCGCACTTCACCATCGCCGAGAACGTCGGTTACGGCCTCCGAGTGGCCGGCGTCAGCCGGGCCAAACGGGCAACCCAGGTAGGCGTCGCGCTCGAACAGGTTCGCCTCTCGGCCGTGGCCGATCGCCTCCCCCACCAACTTTCGGGTGGCCAACGCCAGCGCATCGCTCTGGCTCGCGCGCTCATCCTGCGCCCCCAAGTTTTATTGCTCGACGAACCGCTCGGCGCCCTCGACAAGCAGTTGCGCGAAGAAATGCAGATCGAGCTCAAGCAGATTCAGCGCGAAGTCGGCATCACGTTCATCTTCGTCACCCACGACCAAGAAGAAGCCCTCACGCTGAGCGACCGCGTCGCCGTCTTCAATAACGGCCGCGTCGAGCAGGTCGGCACCGCCCGCGAAGTCTACGAATTCCCGGCGACCGAATTCGTCGCCCGCTTCTTGGGGCTCTCCAACCTCATCCCCGCCGAACTCTCTGCGGATGGCGTGCAATCGAGCGTGCGCCCCGAACGTGTGCGCCTACTCACCGCCGACACCGCGGCGAGCGCCGGCACCGTCTCCCTGCTCGGCACGGTGTCCGAAACCGTCTACACCGGACCAACCACGCGCTTTCTCGTCGATACCGAATCGGGTGTTCGCGTGATTGCCGAACGAGCCAACGACCATCACCCCTCCGCCGAATCCGCCTTCGCGCGCGGCGACCGGGTGCGCGTCGAATGGACCACCGATCACGCCTCGCGCATCGGCTAA
- a CDS encoding GNAT family N-acetyltransferase encodes MTTLTFRAATTDDIPALVALVTSAYRGEASRTGWTSEADLIDGERIDAAALEADLTRARSIILIAERGDQLVACAHVADVNGTGYFGMFAVDPTQQGSGLGSVVLAEAENYAAREWGITVMQMTVIDVREELIAFYERRGYVRTGITKPFPYGDERVGTPRRDDLQFEVLTKMLGAAGQRPESSEAAATASAAAAATATATESVAQ; translated from the coding sequence ATGACGACCCTGACCTTCCGCGCAGCAACAACCGACGACATCCCCGCCCTGGTCGCACTGGTCACGTCGGCGTACCGCGGCGAAGCTAGCCGCACTGGATGGACGAGCGAAGCCGACTTGATCGATGGCGAGCGCATCGACGCCGCAGCGCTCGAAGCGGATCTCACTCGTGCGCGTTCAATAATCTTGATCGCCGAACGTGGCGATCAACTCGTGGCGTGCGCGCATGTGGCGGATGTCAACGGCACGGGCTATTTCGGGATGTTCGCGGTCGATCCCACTCAGCAGGGCAGCGGACTCGGATCCGTCGTGCTCGCCGAGGCTGAGAACTACGCGGCTCGGGAGTGGGGAATCACTGTGATGCAGATGACCGTGATCGATGTGCGGGAAGAACTCATCGCGTTTTACGAACGCCGCGGCTACGTGCGCACCGGCATCACTAAACCGTTTCCCTACGGGGATGAGCGCGTCGGCACTCCGAGGCGCGATGACTTGCAGTTCGAAGTTCTTACGAAAATGCTCGGAGCAGCAGGGCAACGTCCGGAGTCGAGCGAAGCCGCGGCTACAGCTAGTGCTGCCGCTGCCGCTACCGCTACCGCTACCGAAAGCGTTGCCCAGTGA
- a CDS encoding extracellular solute-binding protein: protein MRSKIMTGAAFIAVAALALTGCSAEADSTATGGLSIDVPDIPMLEELGEMESEVNIVAWSGFVEPAWSDEFTEETGCTVNRRVAGTSDEMVQLMRTGDYDIVSASGDASLRLIAGGDVQPINLDLVPNFGDDIVEGMKGQIYDTINGQSYGVPIGRGANILQYNSDVVTEEPTSWDVAWELDSPYAGEIIAYDAPIYIADAAVYLMAHEPDLGITNPYALDQEQLDAAIDLLKQQNTIVSEYWADPAAQITSFAGGTTSLGTSWEILRKLTDDDKFKSVLPEEGSTGWSDAWMIAAESESPNCAYAWVDYTSSAEVNGAIATNFGMAPANAAFCDTSDEAAAHCEYFNATDEEYFSNVWFWTTPIEQCIDGRTDVTCTNFQQWTDAWLSVKS, encoded by the coding sequence ATGAGATCCAAGATCATGACCGGCGCAGCGTTCATCGCCGTCGCCGCTCTCGCCCTCACCGGCTGTTCGGCTGAGGCCGACAGCACCGCAACCGGTGGACTTTCTATCGACGTTCCTGACATCCCCATGCTCGAAGAGTTGGGCGAGATGGAAAGCGAAGTCAACATCGTCGCGTGGAGCGGCTTCGTTGAGCCGGCATGGTCCGACGAATTCACTGAAGAAACCGGATGCACGGTCAACCGGCGCGTTGCTGGAACCAGCGACGAGATGGTTCAGCTCATGCGCACGGGCGACTACGACATCGTCTCCGCTTCGGGTGACGCGAGCCTTCGCCTGATCGCCGGTGGCGACGTTCAGCCGATCAACCTTGACCTCGTTCCTAACTTCGGTGACGACATCGTTGAGGGCATGAAGGGTCAGATTTATGACACCATCAACGGCCAGTCGTATGGTGTTCCCATTGGTCGCGGCGCCAACATCCTGCAGTACAACAGCGATGTTGTAACCGAAGAGCCCACGAGCTGGGATGTTGCGTGGGAGCTCGACAGCCCCTACGCCGGCGAGATCATCGCGTACGACGCACCGATCTACATCGCTGACGCTGCCGTGTACCTGATGGCTCACGAGCCTGACCTCGGCATCACCAACCCGTACGCGCTCGACCAGGAGCAGCTTGACGCTGCGATCGACCTGCTCAAGCAGCAGAACACGATCGTCTCCGAGTACTGGGCCGACCCTGCCGCACAGATCACCTCGTTCGCCGGTGGAACCACCTCACTCGGTACCTCGTGGGAGATCCTGCGCAAGCTCACCGACGACGACAAGTTCAAGAGTGTTCTTCCTGAAGAGGGTTCGACCGGATGGTCGGATGCGTGGATGATCGCCGCCGAGTCAGAGTCGCCCAACTGTGCCTACGCCTGGGTTGACTACACCAGCTCCGCCGAAGTGAACGGCGCTATCGCCACCAACTTCGGTATGGCTCCCGCCAACGCTGCTTTCTGCGACACGAGCGACGAAGCCGCAGCACACTGCGAGTACTTCAACGCCACCGACGAAGAGTACTTCAGCAACGTCTGGTTCTGGACCACCCCCATCGAGCAGTGCATCGATGGCCGCACTGACGTCACCTGCACGAACTTCCAGCAGTGGACGGATGCCTGGCTCTCCGTTAAGAGCTAA
- a CDS encoding TetR/AcrR family transcriptional regulator, translating to MSSSTSAHQQAAAPARSSTARGAITRQRIVEAAADLFYAQGLRAVSADKIIERAGITKVTFYRHFPSKDDLIVAYLERRAAWERETILGASAEAHGDVDETIRLVAEGIGQEACTPGFRGCPFINAAAEYADAGHPVRAVVDDHRTWFRSMLGELTASIGIDDPRVADELMMLRDGAMVSGYLGSADKVSAALLSACRAVISSSRTAAHPTA from the coding sequence ATGAGCTCGTCCACGTCGGCACATCAGCAGGCAGCCGCCCCCGCACGCTCGAGCACCGCCCGGGGAGCGATCACTCGGCAGCGAATCGTGGAGGCCGCCGCCGACCTCTTCTACGCGCAGGGGCTCCGCGCAGTCAGTGCCGACAAGATCATCGAGCGGGCCGGGATCACTAAGGTCACCTTCTATCGGCACTTCCCGAGCAAAGACGACCTAATCGTGGCCTACCTCGAGCGCCGGGCCGCGTGGGAGCGGGAGACGATCCTCGGCGCGAGCGCGGAGGCGCACGGCGACGTCGATGAGACCATTCGTTTAGTCGCAGAGGGGATCGGTCAGGAAGCCTGCACTCCGGGCTTTCGGGGATGCCCGTTCATCAATGCCGCGGCCGAGTACGCGGACGCCGGTCACCCCGTGCGCGCGGTCGTAGACGATCACCGCACTTGGTTTCGGTCGATGCTGGGGGAGCTCACAGCATCCATCGGGATCGATGACCCCAGGGTCGCCGACGAGCTCATGATGCTGCGCGACGGGGCCATGGTCAGCGGTTACCTCGGCAGTGCCGACAAAGTTAGCGCCGCCCTGCTCTCCGCGTGCAGAGCGGTGATTTCATCATCCCGAACGGCCGCCCACCCCACAGCGTGA
- a CDS encoding MarR family winged helix-turn-helix transcriptional regulator: MDSHDRVDRIQEEWRRERPDIDVSPQGIIGRLHQVANRLTAELNLVFEQHGLGEGEFDVLASLRRAGAPFERAPGELAQHTMVTTGAMTKRLDRLTEAGLVIRRPTDGDGRRRTVALTERGRAVIDAAFADHMANEQRLIGSIPEADRQALQSTLKNWLQQLD; the protein is encoded by the coding sequence ATGGATTCTCACGACCGGGTCGACCGCATTCAAGAAGAATGGCGCCGCGAACGCCCCGACATCGATGTCTCTCCGCAGGGCATCATCGGGCGACTGCATCAGGTAGCTAATCGGCTCACCGCTGAACTGAATCTCGTCTTCGAACAACACGGGCTCGGGGAAGGCGAATTCGACGTGCTCGCTTCACTTCGCCGCGCAGGCGCGCCCTTCGAGCGCGCCCCCGGCGAACTAGCCCAACACACCATGGTGACCACGGGAGCAATGACCAAACGTCTCGACAGACTCACCGAGGCGGGGCTCGTGATTCGGCGCCCCACCGATGGTGACGGTCGACGACGCACGGTCGCACTCACTGAGCGTGGTCGCGCAGTAATCGATGCTGCCTTCGCCGACCACATGGCCAACGAACAAAGACTCATCGGTTCGATTCCCGAAGCCGATCGCCAAGCGCTCCAGTCGACACTCAAAAACTGGCTGCAGCAACTCGACTAG
- a CDS encoding MarR family winged helix-turn-helix transcriptional regulator, whose protein sequence is MTNAREIDDRENAVWRGFVSATLQLVSSLDKQLAQDAQLSGPEHAVLTALTEHAEKSDTLFRARDLGLSLGWDRSRLSHLLKRMEARGLLERMSCPSDARGLDVQITAAGLEAVQQASSGYTEFVRTHFFDVLTPEEQDALVSVSRKIKGTLEPQCDSEGAAS, encoded by the coding sequence GTGACGAACGCACGGGAGATAGATGACCGCGAAAACGCCGTGTGGCGCGGTTTCGTTAGCGCAACGCTGCAGCTGGTTTCGTCCCTTGACAAGCAGTTGGCGCAGGATGCTCAGCTCTCTGGTCCTGAACACGCGGTACTCACGGCGCTCACCGAACACGCAGAGAAATCCGACACTCTCTTCCGGGCTCGCGACCTCGGATTGTCGCTGGGCTGGGATCGCAGCCGACTCTCTCACCTGCTCAAGCGGATGGAGGCTCGCGGCCTCCTCGAGCGCATGAGCTGCCCCTCGGATGCTCGCGGCCTCGACGTGCAGATCACCGCCGCGGGCCTCGAAGCAGTGCAGCAGGCATCATCCGGTTATACCGAGTTTGTCCGCACGCACTTCTTTGACGTGCTGACCCCGGAGGAGCAGGATGCTCTGGTTTCGGTCAGTCGCAAGATCAAGGGCACGCTCGAGCCGCAGTGCGACTCGGAGGGGGCTGCCTCGTAG
- a CDS encoding APC family permease, protein MATRTDKISLMGSVSLGTGVMIGAGIFALVGQVAEFAGDFFPLAFLLGAIVAAISSYSYVRYSSVNPSSGGIAMLLKDAYGPGVAAGSFSLFMYVSMVVAESLLARTFGTYLLRPFGLQDSVILVPILGVAAIAAAAIVNFVGNTLVERSATITAVAKILGIAVLAIAGLLGVAVGGDGFLAKSSGDPISMVGVLAGTTLCVLAYKGFTTITNQGDDLRDPKRNIARSILISLAICTVLYLLITVSVGSSIGASGAVDARNYALAQAAEPFFGAWGVGITVVIAVVATLSGLLASLYSVSRLYGMLQEMKQAPSLPKSVPHQPMIITAGLAILVTVFLDLSQIASMGVFLYLTMDMAVQWGVIRRLRAKIEARIWLPVLTIVLDLAILIPFTVLKVQSDLFTVIVAAVVAAAIVAAQVVTVRMRTRSQS, encoded by the coding sequence ATGGCTACTCGCACAGACAAAATTTCGCTCATGGGCTCAGTGTCCTTAGGCACGGGGGTGATGATCGGCGCGGGAATTTTCGCTCTCGTCGGCCAGGTCGCGGAGTTCGCTGGAGACTTCTTCCCGCTCGCGTTCTTGCTCGGCGCGATAGTCGCCGCTATCAGCTCCTACTCCTACGTGCGCTATTCGAGCGTGAACCCGTCCTCGGGCGGAATCGCGATGTTGCTGAAGGACGCCTACGGCCCCGGTGTCGCCGCCGGCTCGTTCTCGCTTTTCATGTACGTCTCAATGGTGGTGGCTGAGAGCCTGTTGGCGCGAACCTTCGGCACCTACCTGCTGCGACCGTTTGGGCTGCAAGATTCTGTGATTCTGGTTCCCATCTTGGGTGTTGCCGCAATCGCTGCCGCGGCGATTGTGAACTTCGTCGGCAATACTCTCGTCGAGCGCTCGGCAACCATCACCGCGGTCGCCAAGATACTCGGCATCGCGGTGCTCGCGATTGCGGGGCTGCTCGGTGTCGCCGTCGGCGGCGACGGTTTCTTAGCGAAGTCATCCGGAGACCCCATCAGCATGGTCGGAGTGCTCGCAGGAACAACGCTGTGCGTTCTCGCCTATAAGGGCTTCACCACAATCACTAATCAGGGCGATGATCTTCGCGATCCGAAGCGAAACATTGCTCGCTCGATCCTTATCTCGCTTGCGATCTGCACCGTGCTGTATCTGCTGATCACGGTGTCCGTTGGTTCGAGTATCGGTGCGAGTGGAGCGGTGGATGCTCGCAACTACGCATTGGCGCAAGCGGCGGAGCCCTTCTTCGGCGCGTGGGGTGTCGGCATCACCGTTGTGATCGCCGTGGTCGCGACGCTCTCGGGGCTGCTCGCGAGTCTGTATTCAGTGTCACGGCTGTACGGGATGCTGCAGGAGATGAAGCAGGCTCCGTCGCTGCCGAAGTCGGTTCCCCACCAGCCCATGATCATCACTGCCGGGCTGGCGATTCTCGTCACCGTGTTTCTCGATCTCAGCCAGATTGCGTCGATGGGTGTCTTTCTCTATCTGACGATGGATATGGCGGTGCAGTGGGGTGTTATCCGCCGACTGCGGGCGAAGATTGAGGCCCGGATATGGTTGCCGGTGCTGACCATCGTGCTGGATCTCGCCATCCTGATCCCGTTCACGGTTCTTAAGGTTCAGAGCGATCTCTTTACAGTGATCGTGGCCGCTGTGGTGGCGGCCGCCATTGTCGCGGCTCAGGTCGTGACGGTTCGCATGCGCACGCGCTCGCAGAGCTGA